The Ferrimicrobium sp. region GGTCGTAGCGTTGTTGTGGAATGCCACCGAGGTCGTCCAAGCCATCAGAACGTAGATGATCGCCACCGAAATCGTCGCAATGTAGATGGCCCGTGGCACTGCACGTCTGGCGTTACGAGTCTCCTCCACCATAGCACCAGGGTTACCAACGCCGATGAAGAGAAACATCGCGAGTGGGAAGGCAAGCCCTAATCCCGATATACCCTTATGGATCAGGCTGGGCTCAAAGCTCGCAAAGTTCAGATGCGAGGAGTTGGTGATGACAATGGCTACCATACTGACGATGATCAGCAGCAGCTCGAATGCGAATGCCATCGTCGCCCACCGTGCGCTGACTTTGACGCCACGATAGACCAGAAAACTCACGAACGCGACAAACACAATCGTGATAGGCTCCCAGGCGATGGAGACATGGAGGTACTTCAGCAAGATCAGACTGGTCCAGCCACCCATGATCGCCATGACGTAGCCAACCGCGACGATGTAGCCGACCGAGAGCGCCCACGCCGTCATCACCCCCGGAATCGCTCCGAACGCCTTCCCGATGTAGGAGATATAGGAGCCAGAGCTCGGAGACACCTTGGTGAATTCCGTCAGGCTGTTCAGCTTCAACAGAATGGCGACCGCTGCAACGATAATCGCCAACGGGCTCGCGATACCCGCCGCTGCCGCGATGGCAGCGAATGAGAAGAAGAAGCTCATCGCCGGCGCCGTGTCGGCCAGCGAGACGCCAAGAATATCAGCGGTGCTCAACGAGTTTTGTCGAAGTCTATTCGACTTTTCAGTTGGCTTCACGTCCTCAGTCATCGATTCCTCCTCTTCGATCAACGCCACTACTCTACACCTAGAAGAAACACACCGAGCAAAACATCAGCATGTCCAACAGCGGATCGACTCCACTTACTGCCGCACCGAGCATGACTTTGGGAATGCTCTGATCTGGCGACTACTGCCTCCTTGCCTCCTTTGCTGCCCACGAGTCCGGCGACTGCGACTGCATCTCATCCAGGCTTTCACGATGTCTGGTAAAGAACAAGTTGACTATCGCCAACACAGTCGCACTTGACAGGCAACGATCAAGCACAGGATGCTTATCCTGTAGCGACCTCCACCACCGCATTCCATAGCGAACATGGTCCGTCGCCCACGCGCACCGCCAGGGTATTGGACGGTACAGATCCAATCGTTACAGTGAG contains the following coding sequences:
- a CDS encoding APC family permease encodes the protein MTEDVKPTEKSNRLRQNSLSTADILGVSLADTAPAMSFFFSFAAIAAAAGIASPLAIIVAAVAILLKLNSLTEFTKVSPSSGSYISYIGKAFGAIPGVMTAWALSVGYIVAVGYVMAIMGGWTSLILLKYLHVSIAWEPITIVFVAFVSFLVYRGVKVSARWATMAFAFELLLIIVSMVAIVITNSSHLNFASFEPSLIHKGISGLGLAFPLAMFLFIGVGNPGAMVEETRNARRAVPRAIYIATISVAIIYVLMAWTTSVAFHNNATTIGGLSAPFVTAADKALGPVSILVYLAGLTSTFSSLIGATTAQTRIIFSAGREKLLPSVLGKLSDRYGTPVVSLLAYSLIALIITLLWASHGNPLDIAGDIATLGTIPIILVYLALNVALPVYFLREHRELFSVLRHLIIPILGVVALVLPLWGLIKPGQPYPFDIFPWIVLALLVVSFVFAVIRRRQIPDLGKKIGSVLADDFE